One genomic segment of Oncorhynchus kisutch isolate 150728-3 linkage group LG15, Okis_V2, whole genome shotgun sequence includes these proteins:
- the LOC116353553 gene encoding protocadherin alpha-12-like encodes MFSINSDTGELTIKGHLDYEKSPSYEIRVQATDQGHSRRSAHGKVLVEVIDVNDNSPDISVTSLMSPVKEDAEIGTVVALVTVSDKDSSKNGITNCKLSGSVPFKLKSNYKNDYSLVVDWPLDRESESQYNVTITATDEGAPPLSSTSVITVRVSDVNDNAPRFSEPVANVYVKENSPVGDVIYTISAFDRDSEENSMIMYALLGTSNSISSSVNINSDNGDIISLQSFNYEEIKTFQFKVQATDSGVPPLSSNVTVNVFILDENDNSPGILAPYSEHGSVNTENVPYSAEAGYFVAKIRAVDADSGYNALLSYHISEPKGTNLFRIGTSTGELRTKRRMSDNDLKTHPLVVLVSDNGEPSLSATVSIDVVVVESTGEIQTQFRNVPRKEENFSDLNLYLLIAIASVSVIFLLSLISLLAVKCHRKGDSFRRYSAPVITTHPDGSWSYSKSTQQYDVCYSSDTLKSDVVVFPAPYPPADAELISINGNDTFNRTQTLPNKEENDSVIIPRAL; translated from the exons ATGTTTAGCATCAATTCAGACACGGGTGAACTAACAATAAAAGGGCATTTGGATTATGAAAAAAGTCCATCATACGAAATAAGAGTTCAAGCGACCGATCAAGGGCATTCTCGTCGAAGTGCACACGGTAAGGTATTAGTTGAAGTTATTGATGTCAATGACAATTCCCCAGACATCTCAGTAACGTCACTCATGAGTCCAGTGAAAGAGGATGCTGAGATAGGGACAGTGGTCGCCTTAGTGACAGTGTCAGATAAAGATAGTAGTAAAAATGGCATCACCAACTGTAAACTTAGTGGGTCTGTTCCTTTTAAACTGAAGTCGAACTATAAAAACGATTATTCTTTAGTGGTTGATTGGCCtctggacagagagagtgaaTCTCAGTACAATGTCACTATCACGGCTACTGATGAAGGGGCCCCGCCTCTCTCCAGCACCAGCGTTATTACAGTACGCGTTTCTGATGTCAATGACAACGCTCCTCGTTTCTCAGAACCCGTGGCTAATGTTTATGTGAAAGAGAACAGTCCGGTAGGAGACGTCATTTATACAATTTCAGCTTTTGATCGAGATTCCGAAGAAAACTCAATGATTATGTATGCATTATTAGGTACAAGTAATTCAATATCATCATCTGTAAATATAAACTCTGATAATGGAGATATAATAAGTCTGCAGTCTTTTAACTATGAGGAGATCAAAACTTTCCAGTTTAAAGTTCAGGCCACAGACTCTGGTGTTCCTCCACTCAGCAGCAACGTGACTGTGAACGTTTTTATCCTGGATGAGAATGACAACAGTCCTGGGATTCTCGCGCCCTATTCTGAGCACGGCTCCGTTAACACTGAGAACGTTCCCTATTCTGCTGAAGCGGGCTACTTTGTGGCCAAGATCAGGGCTGTAGACGCCGACTCTGGCTACAATGCGCTGCTTTCTTATCACATCTCTGAGCCCAAGGGAACCAACCTCTTCCGAATCGGAACCAGCACCGGGGAACTAAGGACTAAGAGGAGAATGAGTGACAATGACCTGAAAACTCACCCGTTGGTCGTGTTGGTTTCTGATAACGGAGAACCCTCACTATCAGCGACTGTGTCTattgatgtagtggtggttgaaaGTACAGGTGAAATCCAGACTCAATTCAGAAATGTGCCGAGAAAGGAGGAGAACTTCTCTGATCTAAACCTGTATTTGTTGATCGCCATTGCCTCGGTGTCAGTGATATTTTTACTGAGCCTCATCAGTTTATTAGCTGTAAAATGCCACAGGAAAGGGGACAGTTTCAGAAGGTACAGCGCCCCAGTGATCACCACACACCCTGACGGAAGTTGGTCTTACTCTAAATCTACTCAGCAGTATGACGTGTGTTACAGCTCAGACACACTGAAGAGTGACGTAGTGGTTTTCCCCGCTCCGTATCCACCTGCAGATGCAGAACTGATCAGTATTAATGGAAATGACACGTTTAACAGGACTCAGACATTACCCAACAAAGAGGAG AACGACAGCGTCATCATTCCGAGAGCTTTGTGA